Within Rhipicephalus microplus isolate Deutch F79 chromosome 9, USDA_Rmic, whole genome shotgun sequence, the genomic segment TCCGCCCCTGAAAAGCTGGGTGGGCTCTGCCCTGCATTTGTACAGAAAATTAAAAGAAGAATGATAATAATTATTATTTGCGTTTCACGTTCGAAAGCACCTATAAATATATGTGAGATGTCCTAGTGAAGGGTGCCCGAAGCTTCAACCAATGGTGCTGCTTTGACATGCCTTAGATATCTAAATACACGGTCCTTAAATTATACATGGGCCTCGAGAGAAAGTGCAGCTGCAGCATCTGGGATTCTATCCTGCTACTTTCTGGTTAGTAGTCGAGTGCTATAACCATTAGACCATGACAGCTGGGCATGCAATCCATGATTACTTGAAATACGAGTGCGTAACGTAGACAGTGCCTAAGTATGAATACTGCCTATACTCCTTGCTGGTGCTTGAGCACGCACGAAACATCAATAGCTTGTACCACAGCATGTTAGGTCTGCTGAAAAATTGCGGGGAAGgagctctccccacagctgcttGGTGTCTTATCACCGATATCATTGTCCAATGAACGCGAGAATGTAAGCACTCTACATATGTATACCTTTCAGTGAGCGAGGGGCATTACTTCGAAAAAGTTTTCTGTGTGAACGCGCTTATCGTTGTCTCACTTAATTCACGTTTACGTTACGCGTTTGTACTAAAAAAATCGTTCTTCTAGGTGCCGCTATAACGCCTCCTGGTCTATTGGGAATACACGCACTTCCCAGAATCAATGACCTTTTAGGCGGCCGCATCACACAAATCATTTGGACTTCACAGCCTGAAACAGTGGGTGTTATTTTGAGCAGCCAACAGCAGATTTTGTCTACAACGGATAACCGGTCAACAGATCATGTCAACTGAATTCACAGCCCAAAAGACGGGGTGTTCtattgaacagctgacaaaagaTTCAGTCAACAACAGATAACCGTTCAACAGACCCGGTCAATAGCAGCTGATAATTTCTTACCTATGCATCATGCCTATTTCACCGATAATCTATCTCTCAATGCCATCCGAATAACACTCGAGTGTTTCTTATCTCAGGTGCCCTTGACTTGGTCTATGTGTGTTGCTGCCCATTGAATAGCAGttgctattattttttttcttttttttcagaaggTGAGCAGAGCAGAAACGTGCACCTCCCTGAGAAGCAAAAGTCTACGCGAGGTCCATCGTCATTATGCCGACCAACAGCAAGGAAGCGCAAAGTGTGGATTCGACGCACAAATCTTCCTGCTATTTCGACCCTTCGATCTTGAAAACTGCCAAAAAGCCTGGCTACTTTCACAAACTTGAAGCTCTAGAATACGTCCATTTCAAGCGGCCCGCTAGCGATGAACATCAGTACCTCGACATTGGCTGCGGTTCTGGAGGATTCACCAAAGATGCGCTACTCGAAAAAGTGCATCCCTGTCGGAGGATCGTTGCCGTCGACAGAGAAGAGATCTTACTGGAGTACGCACGCAAGCACGCTAGTCACTCGAACATTTCCTATGAGTTGTTTGACATTGAGAAGGATGACCCACGGGCTCTAATTGACAAATACGGCCAGTTTGACCGAATATACTCCTTCCTTGCTCTTCAGTGCGTCCGAGACCTGAAGAATGCTTACCGAAACATGTTTTCTCTGCTGAAACAAGGCGGTGAAGGAGCTCTCGTTACGCTTACGGGGTCGGTCATCACAGACGTCATGAACGAGCTCCATTGCACAAGAGAGTGGAAGGACTACGTTCCGGTGAGCGCATGGCATGAGTtttaaagagtttttttttgtgtgtgtgaagtcATCATGTTGAATTTATGTATCTTCGCTTGCCTGcgactctaaaaccagaaaacgTAAATTTTTGCATTTGTTATGTTTTTGTATTATATGCACCATCAAGTTTTTGACTGCCAAGCACTTCCTCGTGATGGAAAGGCACTTTGCAccatgctatctatctatctatctatctgtctgtctgtctgtctgtctgtctgtctgtctgtctgtctgtctgtctgtctgtctgtctgtctgtctgtctgtctgcctgtctatctgtctgttcaaCAATATCTTAGTCTCATGTACCCCGTTTTTTTGTAACCGTCTTTTTGACCTTACTGCACCACTTTCTTGCATTATACCTATGCAGTAACTTGCCCAGCAAGACGTTTCATTAGGCAGTGTATGGCCCTATGGTAGGATGAGCATGACTTTAAAATCATGGCATAACTAAGGTAACAGGCCTGGCATGTGTGCCATCAAGCCTTTTATCTAAGTTACCCATGGCTAATATGGTCATAGGCATAGACAATAAACCATGGCATGCGCGTTTATGCAATAGCAAATTCGTAATTTCTATCCATGCAGCAATGGCCAGAACAAACTTTCGcaatattgccacattgaatatgcagcaccaagagaacaacgaagaacacgtgcagcgagagaagaagacgaggttctcttccgatcagtttgccagtgttctggtaaaattaaagtgagtttcctgtattcgactgctgctgtttctacATTGTGACACTAGTGGAGGCgttgggtacatgttcgggacgcctgacaacagtcCCGCGTCTAgtccagaaagacttccgcgcatcggcACCCCCGTTCACGacagcagccggcgcctgttaggcctcagcccggagtttggtccattgccgaaaagcgtgactgtgccagaaagcatgacggcaccTGCAAGCACTGGCctcaacatgtccagcccaagcacgacacaggtgactgttttgaaccctcgacttccggttgacttccacggaaacgcatatgaggatgcacatgactggctcgaggaattctagcacacagcgaatgttaacgggtggaatagcacacagaaattgggctacgtttattttccgctgcaagacggagcccgaacatggttcacgaatcgcgtgtggtcgtcttgggatgagttccggcagaagttccttGACACGTTCGCGAGCAATGAAAGACGAGAAATCTCACAGCTtttcctcgagtcacggattcagaaaccaaatgaatccgttacgatgcttgttgaggacatggcgcggctatttcgtcgagcagatccttaTATGCCCGAAGcgaaaaaggttagccacctcctgcggggcgttaaggagcagctgttcgctggtctcgtacgaaacccgcctacaagtgtggatgaattctccaaggaggcgagaTCTATCGAACgagcactgcatctacgttatcgccagtatgaccgcccaactcacagtgcaccgatcagcgtggcagccacgaccacagcaacaacacccgacgaaggttgtTTGCGcaaactaatacgagaaatcgtacaagaagaggtcaagaagctcgtcgccaaaccgaatgactgcgcgatcgcctcagtaacggaagttgtacaccaggagatcaggcaagcgctctcgcttcctgagccgaacacgagcactcccagggcaagctatgcagacgtagtccgccgacagtCAGCGAACGTGCCGACGCCACATCAGTACCTCcggcaacatccgccgacagcacCTTGgcactacagagaaacttcgatgccgaggcggccaccacttcgcaaaactgacatctggcgtacccctgatcataggcccctgtgctttcactgtggggaagcaggccacatcgttcggtattgacCGTATCGcaccgcagggtaccaagggtttcctccCGCGGTTCCTCGGCGtcatttcaacggaacacctgacgtcgacacgagtgtcatcaCCCCGCGGGAtcttcctcctgggtttcggtcacgctcaccctatCCTGTtcgttattctccatcctctagacggagcaccactgacatgccaagagggagatctccaagtccacgccggggaaactaaaagcagcgacctcaggggggaaggttgcgaatcgtcgaagtgctgaaaattccccaatactgccgagcgaagagagacacagtttcaatgaatcgacaaaagatggggttgttactgccgaagttgcaattacgattgacggacatgacgtcatggcattggtcgacactggcgtggacttctcaataatgagtgagagtctggcagacacgctcaggaaggctAGAATGGAATGAACAGGACcacagattagaggagctggagggcagctactcacacctaccgaaaagtgcaccgcaagaattaAGATAGGGGATGCACCTTTCGTCGCAACGtttgttattctttctgagtgttgcaaacaggcaatcttggggatggatttcttgcgtgaatatggtgccatcatcaatattctggacggtgtactgaccttttcagcggatcaaagcgcagcgctacaccgaacatccctacgagtcattgacgatgtgaccgtacctccgttatcgtgccgccttgttttagtcacgtgcagcgagcagaatactggagaaggaatcgctgaacaaatattgacgctcctactctctcgcg encodes:
- the LOC119163125 gene encoding uncharacterized protein LOC119163125, which produces MPTNSKEAQSVDSTHKSSCYFDPSILKTAKKPGYFHKLEALEYVHFKRPASDEHQYLDIGCGSGGFTKDALLEKVHPCRRIVAVDREEILLEYARKHASHSNISYELFDIEKDDPRALIDKYGQFDRIYSFLALQCVRDLKNAYRNMFSLLKQGGEGALVTLTGSVITDVMNELHCTREWKDYVPDPTEFYSERFFFDAPIVAEMVEEAEREASAVAGLNLVSCSVYDSQWIMPNVDAWIDLYVPVFKLDAKIPEEKRGAFRKYCRDLLEKKTTSRTEGVTMRHSFVVVHLEKLSENPPKANPIST